The nucleotide sequence ATGGGCGTATACTGACAATCAGAAGAGGTATTAATGGCATTTGACGAGCAACGATACAGAGAACATACAGTACTCCTCGATTATACACATCCCACTATCGCAGCAGTCATCCAAAAGCAGGGCTGGCTTACCCTTCCTACTCTCGGTAGTCGTATTGCAACAGTCTACACCTTTGTTCGTGATGCCATACCCTTTGGGTATGCAGAGCACTTTGCTGTGCCTGCTTCACAAGTACTTGTACAAGGTATGGGAAACTGCCTCACAAAGACCACACTCCTGATGGCGCTGCTTCGTGCAGTAGGAGCCCCTTGCCGGTTGAAAGCGGCCATGATCAGCAAGGTGATCCACCGTGGATTACTCGGCGAGGGCTCTTTCCTTTTCAGTCCACGACATCTGCACCATGCATGGGTGGAGGTATATTACCAAGACAAATGGATTGAGATTGGGGGACACATTATTGACCGTCCATACCTTGAAAAGCTCCAGCAGAAGTTTGCTAATTTCATCGGGAGCTTCTATGGCTACGGAATTGCCGTGACCCACTTCAGGAATCCCCCGATCAGCTGGGAGGAAGAGGAGACGGAAATCCAGAGCAAGGCAATCAGGGAGAGCCTTCACACCTTCAATGATCCAGATTCCTTTTTCACCGCCCATCCGGAGGCAGAGCAAAGAACACACTGCCTGACGTACAAACTGATCCTCCGGCCAAAACTCAACCGTTCGATCAGGAAACTGAGAAATAGCTGAACGGTCCCTCTATCTAGGTTCTTCCTTCTCCCCCAATGTCGGTACAAAATGCCTAAGGAACCCAGCTTTCATGGATCGGTACTTCACATAAAAATAGCCGGCGATACTGAATGCAAGTGCACCAATAAAATTGACAAACAGGTCCTCCATGGTGTCGAAGAGCCCAATATCCAGGTACCCACCTACTCCCAATGGCTTTCCATTGACCACTACTTCTTCAATACCGCTTATGGTGATAACCCTCTGGCTATTTGTCGGGTCCAGGGATACTGATCGTATGGTAGTGAGCACCGTATCCTTTTGCATATCCAAGCGAAAGACCACATCCATGAAAAACTCAAAGAACTCCCAAACCACACCAATGGTCATGGAGAAACAGAAGGCAACAATGGACACGAAAAAAGGAGAGAGGCGGATGGAGAACCGTTCGTTCTGGTTGAGTATATCCACCAGGGAAAACCCGATTGCTGCTGCCAAGAAACCGTTGAACGTATGCAGTAGGGTATCCCAGAATGGGAAGGTCACATAGTAGGAGCGCATCTCCCCGAGTATCTCGGCTGCAAAAATGAAGAAAAGGATGATGTTCTCCAAGGTATCCGGTATGTCGATACGGGTGTTGGTTTCTATCAGGGAAGGAATAGCGAATAGGAACAGGGTAAGCACACAAAGAAAAACATTCTCATAGTTGCGATTGAAAAGCTGGGCTACCAGTACCAAGACAACAATGAAACGCAGGACATAGTGCACGATGCGCGCACTATCCTTTTCCCTCAAGGCCTGGCGGAATGATTTCTTCTCTGGGGCTTTCCACTTCTTCATGGGTAGCATTGTGAGGGGAGAAATCATGCCGGTCAATAGTATTTTGCACTTCTTAACTAGATATACGTTACTAATCTTTCAGGGTAGTTTTCCAATACAAAGCTATACACTTTCCGCCTTTTGCCAACTAATCGTTTTTCTAATCTATATTTACTTTCACCAATCTACATGGTATCGTTTAGTGGTTTAAGGAATCACTCTAACAACAGGTTACTATGCACATCTTCGTACCGCACACCCAAGTATGCTTGTTGGTAGAGCCATTCTTGCACAAGAGAGAATCTCGTCGGGAAAGCGAGATTTACTCAAAATTTTTGCATAGGAAAATGGGGACCCAGGTATGGAAGAAACGTTGTACGAGGACGAAGGCATCAGCATAAGTGAACTTATTGGTATTGTATTGAAGCATTTCAAACTGCTTCTGATTGTATTTGGTATCATCGTCCTTGTCTGTGTGGGATATATTTTGATGAATGATCCCACCTATACAGCCACTACCACGGTAAGCGTGGATTCGATCAAGAACCTTACTGCCTGGAATACAGCAAGAGGAGATATCAGGAACATCACTACTGAACTGCAGTTCCTCACACGTGATGAAACAGTACGTGGGGCCTTGGGGCAACTAAACCTTGCCTCCTACATACGTAAGGATGGCTCTACCTATGAAGATATGCTCACTGACAAGAAGAAGTTCAAGTGCCTACAGGAATCAATCACCACCGGTGAGATAAAGGACACCAATTCAGTTTCTATCTCACTTGAACACTCCAACCCTGGTTTTGCCCAAGATTTTCTGGGTGCTCTTACCAATGAATTCTCTGCATCTCTCCTTGCCTTTGCAAATACCGACCTTACCTTGCAGCGCGAGGCCTTGAACAGGCAGTGGGAAGAGAGCACGACCCTTCTGGAATCAAGCAAGGCAGCATTAGCTACCTTCCAGGAAGAAACAGACATTCTCTCCTTGGAAGCTAATAAATCGGCATATCAGCGAATTCTCTCCCTCATCCAACTTCAGCTGGGAGAAGTAGCGGGAATCGCTCCTGCAACATCATTGGAAGTAGCGCTCAAATCTCTTGGATTACAGGATGAGCAGGTACTTCTCCTCTCCTCCAGGTATTCAGATGCCTATAGACAGTATCTCTATGATGAAATCGCGCGATTACTGGTACAATCAAATACATCTGAAGAGAACATAGTACGTAATCCGGAATTAGAACTTGTACTCACAGACTTGGAAGCACAATTCTCCGAACTTTTCCTCTCCCAAGGTTTCGAGGAACTTACTGCTCTTGAAAGAACACGCAGCATCACATCAAGTATAGAATTTGCAATCCTCAGCAGTCTGGAGAGTGAATATCTAAACAAACTGAAAACGGTAACCAACCTACAACTCGAATACTCAGAACTCCGTAATGATGTATCCAGAGAGACCAGTACTTCTGTAAGTCTGACTTCTCAGTTACGATCTCTCGAATCATTTCTTACCTCAGAGCGTACTGCCATGCAGGAAGTGGAACCAGTGAAACTGGTTAATGAGGAT is from uncultured Sphaerochaeta sp. and encodes:
- a CDS encoding Wzz/FepE/Etk N-terminal domain-containing protein; amino-acid sequence: MEETLYEDEGISISELIGIVLKHFKLLLIVFGIIVLVCVGYILMNDPTYTATTTVSVDSIKNLTAWNTARGDIRNITTELQFLTRDETVRGALGQLNLASYIRKDGSTYEDMLTDKKKFKCLQESITTGEIKDTNSVSISLEHSNPGFAQDFLGALTNEFSASLLAFANTDLTLQREALNRQWEESTTLLESSKAALATFQEETDILSLEANKSAYQRILSLIQLQLGEVAGIAPATSLEVALKSLGLQDEQVLLLSSRYSDAYRQYLYDEIARLLVQSNTSEENIVRNPELELVLTDLEAQFSELFLSQGFEELTALERTRSITSSIEFAILSSLESEYLNKLKTVTNLQLEYSELRNDVSRETSTSVSLTSQLRSLESFLTSERTAMQEVEPVKLVNEDGESNNLLILAVGVLLGAALALLATLLAEYLSDTIDDEQSLTRILGKEGKLLTTIPPGSKDINTEMEILEHPDSAAGSAYTHLAGIMMYAPNTNVFTLGSLSYGQGTSYTTLNTALSMVKSGKKVLVIGTANEGMNYQRLYAKITSHVEIASAAHLKTFSLDKPCKPTGEDPELIITSMDAGPNELGQILNSPQFVEYLGSVSALFDVVLIDGPTFRSASNLLAVSRATNGLILNIRSFVGSRRMLKALLHTFGLCNLPLSGVILNNIAGKPSYQERQAIQVHDKALTSLMSGNGGGREAKLLTKAASR
- a CDS encoding transglutaminase-like domain-containing protein, whose product is MAFDEQRYREHTVLLDYTHPTIAAVIQKQGWLTLPTLGSRIATVYTFVRDAIPFGYAEHFAVPASQVLVQGMGNCLTKTTLLMALLRAVGAPCRLKAAMISKVIHRGLLGEGSFLFSPRHLHHAWVEVYYQDKWIEIGGHIIDRPYLEKLQQKFANFIGSFYGYGIAVTHFRNPPISWEEEETEIQSKAIRESLHTFNDPDSFFTAHPEAEQRTHCLTYKLILRPKLNRSIRKLRNS